One Ancylothrix sp. D3o genomic window, ACAAATCGCCACAATCATCCTCACTCATCAACCGTACCAAGAAAAGTTAGGTGATATGCCAGAAAATGATCTATTAGCAGAAGGGGGGTTATGGGGAACCAAAGATGAATTCATCCGCTGTGTTTGTAAAGGGAAACCCAATCCTGATTTAGTGGTTTGGGTATGTCGGTTTAAAGTAGTTAACATCATCAGAACTTTATGATCACAGCAACCGATCTGTTTGCAGGGTGCGGTGGTAGTTCCATCGGCTTTACAATGGCCGGTGGAACCGTAAAACTCTCCCTGGATCACTGGCAGAGAGCAGTAGAAACGCATAGCCATAATTTCTCTCTCTGTATCAATGAATGTGTTGATATCAGCAATTGCAATCCCCGAAAATATCCCCGCACCGAAGTATTGATGGCCTCCCCAGAATGCACCCATCACTCAATTGGTAAAGGTAAAAAGCGAGAAACGGGGCAACTTTCCTTGTTTGAAGACCCACCCATCAATGAAAGTGCAGACCGCAGCCGGGCCACAATGTGGGAAGTCCCCCGGTGGTGCGAAATTCAATCACCGCTAATCGTCATTGTTGAAAATGTGGTAGAGGCAATGGAATGGGCTTACATTGATGCCTGGTTTCTTGCCATGCAAAACCTAGATTATAACTGGCAAATTCTCTCTTTGAATTCTCGCTTTTTCCCACCGACCCCCCAGTCGAGAGACAGAATTTTTGTGGTGTTCTGGAAAAAAGGCATTACCAAACCAATTTTAGACTTTCGTCCACCGTCAATCTGCTCTAAATGTGGCGAAATCCAAGCTATCCAAACTTGGAAAAATCCACACAAGCACTACGGTAAATATAAACAACAATATTATTACCGTTGTCCGCTTTGTTACCAGCCGGTTGAACCAAAAACTACACCGGCCTATACAGCAATCAATTGGTCAATTCCCATCACAACCATTGGGGGACGCAGCCGACCACTAAAACAAACCACAATCAACCGAATTAAGAAGGGGCTAATCAAACTCGCATCCCCACAGCCATTTGTTTTAGCCACAGACCGTACCCACAACCTCACTGATAAAGTG contains:
- a CDS encoding DNA cytosine methyltransferase — encoded protein: MITATDLFAGCGGSSIGFTMAGGTVKLSLDHWQRAVETHSHNFSLCINECVDISNCNPRKYPRTEVLMASPECTHHSIGKGKKRETGQLSLFEDPPINESADRSRATMWEVPRWCEIQSPLIVIVENVVEAMEWAYIDAWFLAMQNLDYNWQILSLNSRFFPPTPQSRDRIFVVFWKKGITKPILDFRPPSICSKCGEIQAIQTWKNPHKHYGKYKQQYYYRCPLCYQPVEPKTTPAYTAINWSIPITTIGGRSRPLKQTTINRIKKGLIKLASPQPFVLATDRTHNLTDKVWSLNQPLPTQTTRQTLALTIPPFIASYYSASDCISPLSHPIPTITTHERHALICPPATTETNLESVVSNCGFRMLDVKEIQSTMGFPHNYTLTGTKREQIKQLGNAVTPPVMEWIAKQIFQVL